The Equus caballus isolate H_3958 breed thoroughbred chromosome 25, TB-T2T, whole genome shotgun sequence nucleotide sequence TCTGTCTCTACGAAGTGAAAATAGACTTTCCAAAGATAAGCAAAGGTGCGCTCCTCATACAGGTAGAGAGAATCCAGGGAGTGAAAAGATacccagtaattttttttctccccatttcaAAATCTTCCGCAGTTTCCCCCTGCATCTTCTCCAAACttgctgtcctctccctctgttcGTTATCTTAGAGTAACATGTCCCCACAGTAACTATAGTTAGAAACGTCACTAATCATGCTTGACGTGGTCGATTCTTAGACTCCTGTCAACACTAAGTTTTATTGATTCTGCTTGTTGGTCTCTAAAATTTCTTTGTCCCTCATTCCATTCTCTACGATACTatcagttatttttcaaaaatacgtATTTCTACTCAATGCTGTTGTTCTCATACTTTAAAACGTTTCATTTTTGAATAGCACAGACAATAACACCCTGACACTTCGGCTTGGCATATAAGATCCTCTGCAGTTCTTATCCAAACCTTTCTTCCTGGCCACATTtactgctcctttcttcctcaatTTCCCAGTGCTCAAGCCTCGCTGAATCCTTTATATTCACTGATGCTTCTGTACTTTGACTTCTgctcttccctttgcctggaagaCGTTTTCCCACATCTTTCTTGCTTTTCAAAATCCAGCACTCACTTCGTCTCTTCTGTGAATCCCATTACGGTGGTCTCAGGCAGTTAGTTAGTCCTCTAGTCCTTAGCACGTCAAATTGTGCTTTTCTTGCCAGCTAGGTTCTCCTAGATCGGAGAGTTCTTGAGGGCAGGACCTTATCTTGTCTTTTTATCCTTCTTTGAGTACAACACAAGGCTTAATGCCCTGCATAATTATTTGCTGAATCAAAAATAACTAAAGTTTCTAAAAGCTCCTATAACCAAGTAGATAGTAATACTGTACTATTAGCTGAAACACAGAGGAACAGATTTGGGTTTTGAGCATGTTGAATTTgagatattttattacatttcagaAGTGTTCAGGAGGTACACTATTTGAAAATAGgaggatgcaggaaaagcagACCTGAGTGTCCGTAGTGTGTAGGTGATACTGCACGTCACGTCAGTTGTTGAGATCCCATGTAGTCTGAGAAGAGGAGCCATATGAGAAGATAGTTGCACTAGTGGCTGGGGGGCggggaacaagaaaaaaatgacactgaTAGCAgttcatttccttcctcttcagtaGGATGTAACGGCCTGGAAAAAATTGAGGGGAACAgatgctgttttttttaaagaatcatttgtgtgtgtgtattgcttttaaaaataggattaatatatatttttaagaatgaacaaaataggaattttcatatattattgatTCCTGGCCTTTACTATCCTAAAATGGTTTCTACTATCTGTGtactagaaaaattttaatgtaaaactgGCTGCAATATCACATTATTGCAATTTATGTTTATTGAGATGAAACAATTCATTGTTTCTGTCAAGGGCAAGAACATAATATATTtttgcctctggggaggggggaATAAATACTTTCATAAGAGAAGGAAGGACTCAGTGCTTTCTTTGCTTGTGGGTTTCCTCTTGTTCACTTTTGATCTAGATATTGGTGGTTCTGTTCCAGTCCTCCTGCATATAACCAAGAGGATTGGGAGTGGAGTGGACACCAGCAGAAGCACCATTTTTGCCTGTAGAGATTAGAAACAAGGAGCTTATTGCCCTGCTTGTCAAGGCTCaggacagagaggaggaagaaacaagTATAAAGGTTTTGGTTTTGGAAAGAAGTTGGAATCTCCTGACCCTGGGACCTTAAGATCCacaaaattgctgaaagaaaaagtacTACCTTATGGAAAGGTAAGCTATTAAACTGTTTTAAGGTTTAAGCTATTTTAGCCAAAGTAGTGTATTTTCATAAGCTATGAAATCAAGCAATCATTTCTGCAAAGCCTAAGTTTTTGTGACATAATCACCCATCCAGCCTTCCTGCTGAGGTGGAAACCTCGGTGGCGGGAGATATGTTTATAGTGAGGGAGAGCCTTCCCAAAATTCCACTCATTTTAAAACGACATTTActgaatgccaggcactgtgctaggccttGGATATACAGAGATTAATGAGTCACCCTACCTATCTAGAAGTTCTcgttcaaggaaaagaaaaaaacaatgattacaatgtgataagtgctataataAATAGGAAATATGTGCAATGAGAGTGGTCCAACTCTGTCTGAGGCAGTGACGTTTGTGTCCTACAGGATTAGTAGGAGCTCATGAGGCTGCAAGAAAGGGCTGGGCATTTGAGTTAGAATTATGTGTTTAAAGACATAGGTATGAAAGAGCATCCTGTACTGGAGGAACACACCAAATTCCAGAAATTACTATCTGAATGTTTGCTATGGGCAAAAGAGGGGAGAGTGATGAGATGTTTCTAGGTAAGATTGGGCCAGTTATGGAGGCTTTGTTGCATGCCaaggaaattttaatttaccTTATTAGCCACGGGGAAGCATcagagataaaaaacaaaaaattgcgGGACTACTTGAGTTGCAAGATGggtaggagaaaaaataaatatatggtgtTAAAATAAGAATGTACCTGTAGCTCTCTAATTGGGTcccagtctctctcttttcttttttgctaataTTCCTGgtatccttatgttcttactagATTGATTCTAAACTTTGTGGGTTACTAAAGAGTAGGATTTTGTCTTAGAGTGTTGAGAACTCTCTCTCCAATTTGTGCCCACCTTGAAAACCTTCTAAAGTGTGTATTGTGCGTGCCTCAGCCtaaaatcattttcttcattctgaaGAGAAAGCCATACACCAAAGAGTAAAGTTTCTAGCTGCTTAAATGCTACAAGTAACTGGCCAAACTTCTTGTCTCTAATCATGACCAAAATAAGGTTATAAATTTGTGGTGAcctcaaggaaagaaaaccatCCTAAGAGAAGTCAGACTTGACCCTGAAACGTTTTGCAAGAATTAAGTAGTTTGAGGACTCATTTGAGGGCCCAGAATCGACCCCACAGGCTCTGGTTACAGTAGAGGGGCCTGACACAAGGTAGAGATTTTAGAGTCGTTGGTTGCTGGAGCATCAGTTGACCGACCTGTTAGATGTGCTCAGAACTTGATGATGTCTCAACTCTAGGGACTAATGAGAAGATGGTGACCCTGGGGGAAGGTTTGGGTGAAATGCTTGAAGAGGGATATCTACATTATATGGATTATGACCTTTACTAAGATaagagaacaaagaagagaagaTAGCCACTGGAGCGGGACATTCACAAAGCAGATTTCAGTGAGGCTCAAAGCTCTTGCTGTGTCTTTCCCCAGGAGCAGTACAGACAGACTGGGGAAAGGGCTCTGCGTAGATTGTGATGCTGGAGGACTACAGGAAGCTGATCTGTACAGTTTCAAAACTACATGTAATCTAGGAGGAGCAAGGAGAAGAATCATGTTTGAAGACATAACGTTTCAAAAGGCATCTACCAAGATTGGGAGGCTAAAAGTCAAGGATGTCAGGCCAAAAGTGGAGCATTTCTATGAAATAAgcccaaaaagcaaaaaatggaGGGAGAATGGGAAAATTCTCAAAGGATATCTTGAAGTACTCAAAATGAGATACATCAAGAGACCTGGGCTTTAGTCTTCAGAGCTATTTTTATGACCTATAAAGTTTTACCCTCTTTCTGTTAGAAGCTCTGAAATATGATGATGACTTGTAGAAGGAATAATGGATTGACAGTTGAAAGTGTGGCCATTGCCACCAGAAAATCTTTCTTCTATGGAAACGAATATACAAGGATCGAATCTGAAAATAACATCAGCCAGAGCTCAGTTCTCCTTATGTAACAGACAATTCTCCCACTGGCCCTCTATATAGTGCCATGGAATAGGCTTTACATATGTTTATATCTAGTTATACTAGATACTAGTTTATCTAGTTTCAAATTCTAAtcaaaggtaaaaatattttgaatataatgaatttaagaaaattgtCACTGAGAATACGCTCACGCAAATTCGGAATtcttaatagaaaatatataatgattTGAATGGGTACAGGGAAGTTTTTGTCATTAGCAAACTTCTTGTTTAAATCTAAGAAACTGCACATTGGAGGACTCAGGAGGGGCTCTGAACAGACCCAGGGCCTCTGTCTGTGGTAGCAAAGCCCTGGGTGCAGATTTTGAAATGCCTTCAGGTAAGAATGTTGAATAATTCATCCTAGAAAGAAATTCTCtaggttaaaaaatatttttgttttcctaatggTTTCTGTTGTACTTACAGAGAGTAAAGAATTTGTTGTGGTTTTAGTCTTTGACATTCTTGGACAGGACAAAATAAGTTTCCTGTGCAATAAAAAGCAAATCATAACCTAGTTAAGCAGCTCTTCAATCTTTGTAGCTCAGTACAAGATTGGCATTTACCCCTGTTAGAGATTGGTTACAATTAGAGAAggttttaagaaatgttttatttgtgAACTTTCAGAGCAGCATTTCAAAGTGCTCTGATTTTTTCAACATGTTTGTGTGATTAAGAAAGATCTATATGTTACCTTATTTATGAACTGGGCTGTGACAATGTTATAGTAGTAAGGTACTATTTATTTGTAACatgtttttatataatatatgtcaTTTGATATTCAAAACAACCCTGCAAAATTAGTagggtaggtattattatctccattttacaaatgaagaagagTGAGTGTCAGAGAGGCTGAAAATTTCACCCCAAGTCACAAAGCTAGACTTGGACCATTTCCTGCATCATTGTTTCTTCAGATGAGCGCAACTCAGTTTTGTAGGCACAGACTGGCTTCGTCTGCTTTTTGTTGTCTTAATCGTTGCTTTCAATGGGAAACTTTCTACACAAGGCTGGAAAATGATTGTGAACATATACAACGgagataaacatttttttctatcaaCAGTTACAGAGAATAGGTGTCAACATGCTCTTAGGTTTTAAGAACATGATGACGTCCTTATTAGCACCACAACACCGGCTGTAAAGGCATGGTTAATTGTTATGAAAGTGTTCTTATTTTTCCAGGAAGACTCAggaatttggggaaataaagttCTGGGAACAAATTTACATGTACCTTTGAAGAGTGATGgaaatttttttgatttttgacagtttcagTTCTTTTATGCAGATTGAtcttacataatgataaaattcTAGATTTGACTTATCAAGATTATAAACTAAGGCCATTTTATGAAATGTCCTATGAAATTGGATATCTTGCTATTTTGCAGGATGAAGAAACACGCAAAGACTACGACTACATGCTGGATCACCCGGAAGAGTACTACAGCCATTATTACCACTACTACAGCAGGCGCTTAGCCCCTAAAGTGGATGTGAGGGTTGTGATCTTGGTCAGTGTGTGTGCTATTTcagtgtttcaggtgtgtattgATGGAAAGGTGTGTCTACGTGttcctttttgtaaaattttacttCCAGTTGTGATTgttttaacattagaaaaatattcatttattcaaccagttGATAATATTGGAATCTTTGTCAGTGGGAAGTCCAAGAAATTGAGGATGAATGTCATTATATGactacaaaaaaacccaacagcaGATCTTTTTTTCATTGCCCCCTTTAGAGTATTTTCCACATAACAGCCAGAGTGATTGTCAACCTGATCATATCATTTACTTTTGTAGAACTTTTCAGTGATTTTCCATTAAACTTGGGAAAAATCTGAACTTCTTAATATGACCTCACATATGACCCCTCATATTTGGCACCTATCCATCCACCAAATGCTAGTAGTGCTTGCCATCATTGTAATAACTGAAAATGTCCCACACATTTCTACGTGCCTGCTAAGGGTGGCTTTTGCTGGAGTTGAACACTACTAAAATAGATTAAAAGAGCTACAGTaactttttatgttgttttaaaatatcacaaaaattTAACTTTGGCCTGAAATGAGTGTTTCCtactattattcttttttttttttcctgaggaagattagccctgagctaacatctgccaatcctcctctttttgctgaggaagactggccctgagctaacatccgtgcccatcttcctctactttatatgtgggatgcctaccacagcatggcgttggctaagcggtgccatgtctgtacctgggatccgaaccggtgagccccgggccaccgaagcagaacatgtgcacttaaccgctgcgccactgggccggcccccctactATTATTCTTAAACTAACCACATCTATCATGAATTCCTTTAGAGGAAAAGACCATGTCAAGTGACTAGACTGAAGTAATTTGCTAGTTTGAAAATTGTTTCTCCAGTTTAATTCCCAGAAATGAGATTAAATTTATGTGATAAAAAGAATTCCTAAGCTAaggttgtatattttaaatgcatcCGCTTTTGTAGAGGTGTTGTCTACAGGGGAAAGCAgggataattttacttttctgttttagaTAACGTAATATCCtagtgatatttttttttttttttgctgttcctAATAGATCGCTACTAAAATATTTCAGGATATTATTGGTGTAACCACTATATTCACTCAGTAAAAGAGCAAGTCAAGTTTGAAAAGTAGGACTTTTTTTGACAATTAATAAAACCAATTGTGGTTgcttatatttatgaaataagttGTTTCCTGTCCAAGTAAGGAAAGAGTTCAAACATATTTGAATCTTTCAGTTCAGAAGCTGATTAGCATTACTATAGTATAGGTAGATGGTTTAGGAAAGAGGCAGGAATGAGTATAGTTGCCTGAGTCTAtatcctgtgattttttttaaaccagttcCTCACCAGCTAGTTTTGCCATTTAACTCCTCCTCCAGTACGTAGATTGCAGTCTTAACACAGAGATTTCTTGACAGTGATCGTAGGGAAGAGCCAAATGGTAAAGATGTGAAATCACAGGTGTGGTGTGATTCCATCGGTCTATCCTCTGACCTTGGGTATCCCTTGTCTGAATTAATGGCTTTTTGGCTCAGCTCAGGGCTTGCCTGACTTACCCAGTGTTGAGACCCCATGCACACATGGGTATTATTCGGTTGTATCTTGTAATTACAGACTTAAGATGATTGAGGTCCCTATTTTTATTCAGAATGGGTTTCTCAGGGGATGGTGTTCACCAAGATGAATTTTGGTAGTAAAAATGAcccatttttctttgttaaatgttCTAGTTTTTCAGCTGGTGGAATAGCTACGACAAGGCAATCAGCTACCTAGCCACAGTGCCCAAGTACCGCATCCAGGCCATGGAGATTGCCAAGCAGCAGGGCTTGCTCAGAAAAGCCAAAGAGAAGGGCAGAAACAAGAAGTCCAAAGAGGAAATTCGTGATGAGGAGGAGAACATCATAAAGaacattataaaaagtaaaatagatatTAAGGGAGGCTATCAGAAACCCCAGATACGTGATCTTCTCCTGTTTCAAATTCTCTTAGCTCCTTTTCACCTGTGTTCGTATATAGTGTGGTATTGCCGGTGGATCTATAATTTTAACATCAAGGGCAAAGAATATGGCGAAGAAGAAAGACTGTATATCATACGTAAATCTATGAAGATGTCAAAGTCTCAGTTTGATAGTCTGGAAGATCATCAGAAAGAAACTTTTCTTAAACGGGAGCTCTGGATCAAGGAGAACTATGAGGTGGGTAATCCCTCTGCTGTGATTTCAGTGTTGCTCCTCTGCCACGCTAAAGTGAGGCTGGGCCCCAGGAGCACACTCATTCCTCAAATCCCAGAGTCACGTAATGAACAAAGATCTTTCACTGAAAGTAGGACCGTATTTGGTAGTGGGACAGTGGGTTTTTAAcctgtaatttgtcttttttttttaagattttattttttctttttctccccaaagccccccagtacatagttgtggggttttttccctatGTAGACCACcgattttttcttctctttttctttttgagttaatttttattgagttaatgatagtttacaatcttgtgaaatttcagttgtacattattgtttgtcaatcgtgttgtaggtgcaccccttcactctttgtgcccacccctgcaacccccctttcccctggtagccactaatctgttctctttgtccacatatttaaattcctcatatgagtggagtcatacagcgattgtccttctctgtctggcttatttcacttaacataattccctcaaggtccatccatgttgttgcaaatgggacgattttgttcttttttatggctgagtagtattccattgtatatataccacatcttctttatccaatcatcagttgatgggcacttaggttgcttccatgtcttggctattgtgaataatgctgcaatgaacattggggtgcatgggacttttgaaattgctgacttcaagctctttggatagatacccagtagtgggatagctggatcgtatagtagttctatttttaatttttgagaaatctccatactgttttccatagtggctgcaccagtttgtattcccaccagcagtgtttgagggttcctttttctccacaacctctccaacatttgttaccatttgttttggtgatttttgtcattctaatgggtgtaaggtgatctcttagtgtagttttgatttgcatttccatagttgtatatttttagttgtgggtgcttctagtcgtggcatggcctgatgagtggtgctatgtcggcgcccaggatttgaactggggaaaccctgggccgccaaagcagagtgcgcgaacttaaccactcagccatggggccggtcccccatttttttgtaaagtaacttgtctttttaaaagatgaactTCAAATACTTGAATTGACCGATGCTGAAAATTTTAAGAATGGTCTAATTGGTTGTGTTAAACTGCAGTGGGATGATGTATACGTTTGCGTGGATTTCacaactttttaattttgcttttaaattaaattgactTACTATATTGCCGCTAAACTTTGGGCATTTTAATAAATACTATATTCTACAATCGTCAGCTATAACAATTGCTTTGAGGTGATCAGCTGCTCAGCTGAAGTCCTAAAGAAACTAGTAATCTCATCCTAATAATATTTTGGgttttgaataaaattaattgGTTAAggtattaaaataagaataaagcacAGGGAAACCTTAAGAAATCTGAGATATATTTGGTTTTTTAGTTTCATACACATTCCTTTTTATATGTGGTGCCCTAAATATTAGATTTTACTGACAGTTTCATTCTGAATTAAATAAGTAACTTACTATGAATTGCCAGAATGTTTTGGCAAGTAGACATATTCAGCCTGcttataaataacataaaaatggAAGGTAACATACAATTTTGCTCCTAAATTATTtggaagattttctctttttagtaGGTTAAGCAGCCCAATCCACAAAACTGTCTTTCATAGCGTACCATCCTGGGCTGAATTATCGTAGGTTGTTATATGAGATTATCTTAGTTATTACTTCCTAAAATTTGGAAAAGGatcatttctttctgaaatctGATGTGGCTGTAGAACTGCATTTGACGCCTTGTCCGTTTAGCTTTAACTGAAATCCACTAAAAGTTACAGAAATGCAGATGGTCTTTGTTCGTAATCTGTGTGGTGTACTTAACCTTCTTTGGGAACTTTaataaactattttgaaaaactagtaattatctttgaaaatagaaatagcCGTAAGTTCAGTTTGGAGACACATGTCTACACAGGTCATTTTGTACCTTGGTAGGATCAACAAATACTGAAAGTCATCAGTTAAATTTACAGAGTActgtgttaaaaaaataaagtgtgatTCTTTAATATTGGACATTAGTTGTAGAGAGGAGCTGTGTAATCCTTTTAAACTCAGCTTGTGTATGATTTCAATGAGGAAAAGAATGTATTCCCAGGTTACAGAAATCGGTGACAAAAAATTAGTATTCTTGTACaaggtgttcttttttttttaacactgaagGTTAAGGTGCTTAATTGCTTAGTATTTTCAGATGCATGCTCTTCAGAAGACAAACCGATACATTTATTGGGAAACTTTTACCTAAagttatatttgaaaaatgtaaatatgccATAAAGCTAATGACGCGTTTCCCTTTGGATCATAAAGTCAATTAGTGTTATTTATACTGATAGGTTTACAaacaagaacaagaagaagaactaaagaaaaaattgGCAAACGATCCTAGATGGAAGAGATACAGGAGGTGGATGAAGAATGAAGGGCCGGGACGGTTAACGTTTGTGGATGACTGAAGATTGCCGGAATGCTATTATGCCAAACCTTAATTGTGACATTATTTTCATAACTGAATTATTTCAGAAATGTATCAGCTGCTCCTCAGCAGTAACTAAAATTCCTCAAATACTTGATTAAACAATAATATAGAAATTTAAACTTTTCCCTTAAAACTTTATACATAAGACATTTATGATTGTTCAATTTTTAT carries:
- the DNAJC25 gene encoding dnaJ homolog subfamily C member 25, which codes for MAVPLASRRGAGAAGRRWVGLLPPVLLALLLARPAGALVEGLYCGARDCYEVLGVSRAAGKAEIARAYRQLARRYHPDRYRPEPGDEGPGRTPQSAEEAFLLVATAYETLKDEETRKDYDYMLDHPEEYYSHYYHYYSRRLAPKVDVRVVILVSVCAISVFQFFSWWNSYDKAISYLATVPKYRIQAMEIAKQQGLLRKAKEKGRNKKSKEEIRDEEENIIKNIIKSKIDIKGGYQKPQIRDLLLFQILLAPFHLCSYIVWYCRWIYNFNIKGKEYGEEERLYIIRKSMKMSKSQFDSLEDHQKETFLKRELWIKENYEVYKQEQEEELKKKLANDPRWKRYRRWMKNEGPGRLTFVDD